One Aegilops tauschii subsp. strangulata cultivar AL8/78 chromosome 7, Aet v6.0, whole genome shotgun sequence genomic window carries:
- the LOC120968300 gene encoding uncharacterized protein isoform X2 has protein sequence MHAQKDAGQDVFSWAFLRTRMKAIWAGFGNQQAAIAAVPFTASSSSSYPDADPSIAAKPLHTSRTPSPAPASPLCAGVTFQRPMAGVPPTAPGAAATGGPNPRPPPAMGPTPAPSRPPAQAPGYSGRPHQQHGLAPVYNYAPSMQQPPVYVQGGQYVSPYGTVVAGGQYPMYGVPSTGVSALPQFHPGGVVPQPAQKRKKKKKKKEAAAATVCGWSFATRVDGIQMNVPSVNAQMTVTAWRSQEVPHKLELQQIWLHVEGVPHTVRHFWGLWAVGTLMGKTLDVDLLSLCRRGVVRILVAMTNSQILSKENDDAGPFAATDVVVKLKGYTFSFRREPAGYIPDPNFVPFVWRRKGDDADDDSGAKEKDNEMDTSEYTGNPSNHPSSSNTNVTQVQRRELPTVGSGGATGGGPVLLAVIPFNSAPQTPRGMELAADLRVNSTLPGCLERSPRVHRQELSSPSTLQAVVALQLSSHSRPASSQSAALRSEQVTGGSAGRPDSSAVHLQPAAKVASQSPSSTRTAASKPAVPEPVEAAGGTAHAGCRHPVGTVEADWHAAHVEIPMHATHACM, from the exons ATGCATGCACAAAAGGACGCGGGCCAAGATGTATTTTCTTGGGCCTTTCTGAGGACGCGCATGAAGGCAATCTGGGCAGGTTTTGGTAACCAGCAGGCCGCGATCGCAGCAGTTCCTTTCAccgcttcgtcctcgtcctcgtatCCTGACGCAGATCCTTCGATCGCCGCCAAGCCTCTGCACACCTCACGGACGCCGTCTCCAGCTCCGGCATCACCCCTCTGCGCCGGGGTCACGTTTCAGCGCCCCATGGCGGGCGTTCCTCCGACAGCACCTGGTGCCGCAGCCACGGGAGGGCCAAACCCTCGCCCACCACCAGCCATGGGGCCGACTCCCGCTCCTTCACGTCCTCCGGCGCAGGCGCCGGGCTACTCCGGTCGACCACATCAGCAGCATGGACTGGCGCCGGTCTACAACTATGCTCCATCAATGCAGCAGCCCCCTGTTTACGTCCAGGGAGGGCAGTACGTCTCGCCGTATGGTACGGTCGTTGCCGGAGGGCAATATCCCATGTACGGGGTTCCGTCAACCGGGGTGTCCGCCCTTCCGCAATTCCATCCAGGTGGAGTGGTGCCTCAGCCGGCTCAAaaacgcaaaaaaaaaaaaaaaaaaaaagaagccGCAGCAGCAACAGTTTGCGGGTGGAGCTTTGCAACCCG GGTAGATGGTATTCAGATGAACGTTCCATCTGTTAATGCTCAGATGACCGTTACCGCATGGAGGTCTCAGGAGGTCCCACATAAGCTCGAGCTTCAGCAGATTTGGCTCCATGTCGAGGGGGTTCCCCATACGGTTCGTCATTTTTGGGGCTTATGGGCTGTTGGTACTTTGATGGGCAAGACATTGGATGTCGATCTTCTTAGCCTGTGTCGTCGTGGTGTTGTACGTATTCTCGTGGCTATGACCAACTCTCAGATATTGTCAAAGGAAAACGACGACGCTGGTCCTTTTGCTGCAACAGATGTGGTGGTTAAGCTCAAGGGCTACACTTTCTCGTTCAGAAGGGAGCCGGCAGGTTACATTCCGGACCCTAATTTTGTCCCGTTCGTTTGGAGACGCAAGGGTGATGATGCTGATGATGATAGTGGCGCCAAGGAGAAAGACAATGAGATGGACACATCGGAATACACCGGGAACCCATCCAACCATCCGTCATCTAGTAACACTAATGTGACTCAAGTTCAACGACGGGAGCTGCCGACTGTTGGCTCTGGTGGTGCGACGGGAGGTGGTCCTGTGTTGTTGGCCGTCATTCCGTTTAACTCTGCGCCGCAGACGCCGAGAGGCATGGAGCTTGCCGCGGATCTTAGAGTGAACTCCACGTTACCTGGATGTCTCGAAAGATCCCCTCGGGTTCACCGACAGGAGTTGTCCTCGCCTTCTACACTGCAGGCTGTGGTTGCATTGCAGCTGTCGTCGCATTCTCGGCCGGCATCGTCGCAGTCCGCTGCCCTCCGGTCGGAGCAAGTCACCGGCGGCTCGGCGGGGCGACCAGACTCTTCTGCAGTACACCTACAACCAGCTGCTAAGGTGGCGTCGCAGTCACCGTCGTCGACGCGGACGGCGGCGTCTAAGCCGGCTGTTCCCGAGCCGGTGGAGGCTGCCGGTGGTACAGCGCATGCGGGGTGCCGGCATCCTGTGGGTACGGTTGAGGCCGATTGGCATGCAGCTCATGTGGAGATACCCATGCATGCaacccatgcatgcatgtag
- the LOC120968300 gene encoding uncharacterized protein isoform X3: MHAQKDAGQDVFSWAFLRTRMKAIWAGFGNQQAAIAAVPFTASSSSSYPDADPSIAAKPLHTSRTPSPAPASPLCAGVTFQRPMAGVPPTAPGAAATGGPNPRPPPAMGPTPAPSRPPAQAPGYSGRPHQQHGLAPVYNYAPSMQQPPVYVQGGQYVSPYGTVVAGGQYPMYGVPSTGVSALPQFHPGGVVPQPAQKRKKKKKKKEAAAATVCGVDGIQMNVPSVNAQMTVTAWRSQEVPHKLELQQIWLHVEGVPHTVRHFWGLWAVGTLMGKTLDVDLLSLCRRGVVRILVAMTNSQILSKENDDAGPFAATDVVVKLKGYTFSFRREPAGYIPDPNFVPFVWRRKGDDADDDSGAKEKDNEMDTSEYTGNPSNHPSSSNTNVTQVQRRELPTVGSGGATGGGPVLLAVIPFNSAPQTPRGMELAADLRVNSTLPGCLERSPRVHRQELSSPSTLQAVVALQLSSHSRPASSQSAALRSEQVTGGSAGRPDSSAVHLQPAAKVASQSPSSTRTAASKPAVPEPVEAAGGTAHAGCRHPVGTVEADWHAAHVEIPMHATHACM; the protein is encoded by the exons ATGCATGCACAAAAGGACGCGGGCCAAGATGTATTTTCTTGGGCCTTTCTGAGGACGCGCATGAAGGCAATCTGGGCAGGTTTTGGTAACCAGCAGGCCGCGATCGCAGCAGTTCCTTTCAccgcttcgtcctcgtcctcgtatCCTGACGCAGATCCTTCGATCGCCGCCAAGCCTCTGCACACCTCACGGACGCCGTCTCCAGCTCCGGCATCACCCCTCTGCGCCGGGGTCACGTTTCAGCGCCCCATGGCGGGCGTTCCTCCGACAGCACCTGGTGCCGCAGCCACGGGAGGGCCAAACCCTCGCCCACCACCAGCCATGGGGCCGACTCCCGCTCCTTCACGTCCTCCGGCGCAGGCGCCGGGCTACTCCGGTCGACCACATCAGCAGCATGGACTGGCGCCGGTCTACAACTATGCTCCATCAATGCAGCAGCCCCCTGTTTACGTCCAGGGAGGGCAGTACGTCTCGCCGTATGGTACGGTCGTTGCCGGAGGGCAATATCCCATGTACGGGGTTCCGTCAACCGGGGTGTCCGCCCTTCCGCAATTCCATCCAGGTGGAGTGGTGCCTCAGCCGGCTCAAaaacgcaaaaaaaaaaaaaaaaaaaaagaagccGCAGCAGCAACAGTTTGCGG GGTAGATGGTATTCAGATGAACGTTCCATCTGTTAATGCTCAGATGACCGTTACCGCATGGAGGTCTCAGGAGGTCCCACATAAGCTCGAGCTTCAGCAGATTTGGCTCCATGTCGAGGGGGTTCCCCATACGGTTCGTCATTTTTGGGGCTTATGGGCTGTTGGTACTTTGATGGGCAAGACATTGGATGTCGATCTTCTTAGCCTGTGTCGTCGTGGTGTTGTACGTATTCTCGTGGCTATGACCAACTCTCAGATATTGTCAAAGGAAAACGACGACGCTGGTCCTTTTGCTGCAACAGATGTGGTGGTTAAGCTCAAGGGCTACACTTTCTCGTTCAGAAGGGAGCCGGCAGGTTACATTCCGGACCCTAATTTTGTCCCGTTCGTTTGGAGACGCAAGGGTGATGATGCTGATGATGATAGTGGCGCCAAGGAGAAAGACAATGAGATGGACACATCGGAATACACCGGGAACCCATCCAACCATCCGTCATCTAGTAACACTAATGTGACTCAAGTTCAACGACGGGAGCTGCCGACTGTTGGCTCTGGTGGTGCGACGGGAGGTGGTCCTGTGTTGTTGGCCGTCATTCCGTTTAACTCTGCGCCGCAGACGCCGAGAGGCATGGAGCTTGCCGCGGATCTTAGAGTGAACTCCACGTTACCTGGATGTCTCGAAAGATCCCCTCGGGTTCACCGACAGGAGTTGTCCTCGCCTTCTACACTGCAGGCTGTGGTTGCATTGCAGCTGTCGTCGCATTCTCGGCCGGCATCGTCGCAGTCCGCTGCCCTCCGGTCGGAGCAAGTCACCGGCGGCTCGGCGGGGCGACCAGACTCTTCTGCAGTACACCTACAACCAGCTGCTAAGGTGGCGTCGCAGTCACCGTCGTCGACGCGGACGGCGGCGTCTAAGCCGGCTGTTCCCGAGCCGGTGGAGGCTGCCGGTGGTACAGCGCATGCGGGGTGCCGGCATCCTGTGGGTACGGTTGAGGCCGATTGGCATGCAGCTCATGTGGAGATACCCATGCATGCaacccatgcatgcatgtag
- the LOC120968300 gene encoding uncharacterized protein isoform X1, with the protein MHAQKDAGQDVFSWAFLRTRMKAIWAGFGNQQAAIAAVPFTASSSSSYPDADPSIAAKPLHTSRTPSPAPASPLCAGVTFQRPMAGVPPTAPGAAATGGPNPRPPPAMGPTPAPSRPPAQAPGYSGRPHQQHGLAPVYNYAPSMQQPPVYVQGGQYVSPYGTVVAGGQYPMYGVPSTGVSALPQFHPGGVVPQPAQKRKKKKKKKEAAAATVCGWSFATRYSTHSETHGIQMNVPSVNAQMTVTAWRSQEVPHKLELQQIWLHVEGVPHTVRHFWGLWAVGTLMGKTLDVDLLSLCRRGVVRILVAMTNSQILSKENDDAGPFAATDVVVKLKGYTFSFRREPAGYIPDPNFVPFVWRRKGDDADDDSGAKEKDNEMDTSEYTGNPSNHPSSSNTNVTQVQRRELPTVGSGGATGGGPVLLAVIPFNSAPQTPRGMELAADLRVNSTLPGCLERSPRVHRQELSSPSTLQAVVALQLSSHSRPASSQSAALRSEQVTGGSAGRPDSSAVHLQPAAKVASQSPSSTRTAASKPAVPEPVEAAGGTAHAGCRHPVGTVEADWHAAHVEIPMHATHACM; encoded by the exons ATGCATGCACAAAAGGACGCGGGCCAAGATGTATTTTCTTGGGCCTTTCTGAGGACGCGCATGAAGGCAATCTGGGCAGGTTTTGGTAACCAGCAGGCCGCGATCGCAGCAGTTCCTTTCAccgcttcgtcctcgtcctcgtatCCTGACGCAGATCCTTCGATCGCCGCCAAGCCTCTGCACACCTCACGGACGCCGTCTCCAGCTCCGGCATCACCCCTCTGCGCCGGGGTCACGTTTCAGCGCCCCATGGCGGGCGTTCCTCCGACAGCACCTGGTGCCGCAGCCACGGGAGGGCCAAACCCTCGCCCACCACCAGCCATGGGGCCGACTCCCGCTCCTTCACGTCCTCCGGCGCAGGCGCCGGGCTACTCCGGTCGACCACATCAGCAGCATGGACTGGCGCCGGTCTACAACTATGCTCCATCAATGCAGCAGCCCCCTGTTTACGTCCAGGGAGGGCAGTACGTCTCGCCGTATGGTACGGTCGTTGCCGGAGGGCAATATCCCATGTACGGGGTTCCGTCAACCGGGGTGTCCGCCCTTCCGCAATTCCATCCAGGTGGAGTGGTGCCTCAGCCGGCTCAAaaacgcaaaaaaaaaaaaaaaaaaaaagaagccGCAGCAGCAACAGTTTGCGGGTGGAGCTTTGCAACCCGGTATTCAACACACTCTGAAACAC ATGGTATTCAGATGAACGTTCCATCTGTTAATGCTCAGATGACCGTTACCGCATGGAGGTCTCAGGAGGTCCCACATAAGCTCGAGCTTCAGCAGATTTGGCTCCATGTCGAGGGGGTTCCCCATACGGTTCGTCATTTTTGGGGCTTATGGGCTGTTGGTACTTTGATGGGCAAGACATTGGATGTCGATCTTCTTAGCCTGTGTCGTCGTGGTGTTGTACGTATTCTCGTGGCTATGACCAACTCTCAGATATTGTCAAAGGAAAACGACGACGCTGGTCCTTTTGCTGCAACAGATGTGGTGGTTAAGCTCAAGGGCTACACTTTCTCGTTCAGAAGGGAGCCGGCAGGTTACATTCCGGACCCTAATTTTGTCCCGTTCGTTTGGAGACGCAAGGGTGATGATGCTGATGATGATAGTGGCGCCAAGGAGAAAGACAATGAGATGGACACATCGGAATACACCGGGAACCCATCCAACCATCCGTCATCTAGTAACACTAATGTGACTCAAGTTCAACGACGGGAGCTGCCGACTGTTGGCTCTGGTGGTGCGACGGGAGGTGGTCCTGTGTTGTTGGCCGTCATTCCGTTTAACTCTGCGCCGCAGACGCCGAGAGGCATGGAGCTTGCCGCGGATCTTAGAGTGAACTCCACGTTACCTGGATGTCTCGAAAGATCCCCTCGGGTTCACCGACAGGAGTTGTCCTCGCCTTCTACACTGCAGGCTGTGGTTGCATTGCAGCTGTCGTCGCATTCTCGGCCGGCATCGTCGCAGTCCGCTGCCCTCCGGTCGGAGCAAGTCACCGGCGGCTCGGCGGGGCGACCAGACTCTTCTGCAGTACACCTACAACCAGCTGCTAAGGTGGCGTCGCAGTCACCGTCGTCGACGCGGACGGCGGCGTCTAAGCCGGCTGTTCCCGAGCCGGTGGAGGCTGCCGGTGGTACAGCGCATGCGGGGTGCCGGCATCCTGTGGGTACGGTTGAGGCCGATTGGCATGCAGCTCATGTGGAGATACCCATGCATGCaacccatgcatgcatgtag